TCATCCTTACTTGCTGTCTCACGACGAATTTGATCTTTCGCCACCACACGTAATGCTTGGCGAATAACCATATTTGGCATGCGCTCAGATAGGTTTTGCTCAGCCATTGTATTCACATTGGTTAGCATTTCTGCCGCAATACCCTGCCCATTCAAACGAATTGGCACATACGAAGCTAGACGAGTCGATGGATAATAGGGCAAAGCTAAAGAATACAATGCGCCGTTGCCTCGACTGTCATACAAAGGTAAAGAAAGCTTCCAACCCTGCATGGCCTCCACGACATCTTGTTCTTGAAGAATAACGCGCGCTTTATTGGCTGAAAGTGGACGCCATTTGCCATAACGACTTTCTAAAAGGCGAAGATCTTCGCTCATGCCCAGTCTTTTCGCGACTCGCATGGCACTATCAATCAAGCTGCGATTGTCGGGCATCACTGCAAGGGCTCGGCGATAGTCCACGTACGCATCATTAAGCGAGTTATCTGCCTCATATAACAACGCGGAAAGGTACATCAAGTAAGCGTTTTGTACCGCTTGTAGCTTCTTACCTGCATCCGGATATTTGGACAATATACTGCCAATATTAGGCGTTAAGCCTTGCGCTTTCATCTCCGATTGAGCTGCTTCTAGCTCTTTCTCGCGTTCAGCTCTTGCTCGCTCTTGCACTTGATTCGCTCGGCGAATCTCCACGAGCGCATCATCAAGCTTGTTTTGTTGAACATAGTTGAGACTTAAGTATAGATGGAGAAACCCTAACTCATAATCGGCAGGTTGGTAGAGATTCAGGTTATCATTGACTGCTAATGCCCCTATGCTCGTGGCACTATCAGAGATTGAAATCGTGGCTTTATCTTGCTCACGCTTAATTGCAGCGTCGCTAGCCTCAAACGCAACAAAGCTCTGCTGGTTATCTTGATTAAGTAGGTATACTCGGCCTTTCTCGAAGTTATCGAGAATATCGCCAGCGATTTCATCGGGTAGAGCTTCCTCTGCTGCTCGATAATCACCACTTTTTAGTGCCTGATAAACCACTTGGTTTTGAGCACTATAGTGACTAAACAAGTTGCCAGCAGAAAAATTAGCGCATGCAGCAAGTAGCAACGAAATCGCGGTACAGGAAATGAGTCGAATAGTTATCTTCAATTCGTACTCCAACAGTTTGAGAATTTAAGAAACACAACCTAAATGGTAGTGTTTTTAGTATATACCCAAGTGACTTCTAGAGGCAGAAATCAAGGCTAATGCTCTCGCCAAATGCGTTAATTGCTTTCAGCTTGCTTGGGTATAGACCGTAAGAACTGTAAATTAGTTCATTAACATTGGACCCAGTGGCGCACCACCAACCAAATGCATATGGATATGATAAACTTCTTGTCCACCGTGAGCTTTACAGTTCACGATCAGACGGTAACCGTTTTCATCAATACCCTCTTCTTTCGCTAATTTCTTAGCGACAGTAAACATGCGTCCCATCGTAAGTTCATCATCCGCTTCAACGTCATTCACGGTAGGAATCAGCTTATTCGGGATGATCAGAATATGCGTTTTGGCACGTGGGTTAATGTCACGAAAAGCAGTTACTAACTCATCTTGATAAAGCAAAGTTGTTGGAATTTCTTTGCGAATAATTTTACTGAAAATTGTTTCTTCAGCCATAAAGCACTCAATAGGGTTAAACCTTACTAACTATATGATATTGCGAGTATGAGTGATAGCTCACTAAATCACAATGAAAAACCATGAAGCACGAGATTGACGAATTCAAAAACTCCATGAAATCAATGAAATTTTGTCTTGTGCGTCATAAAACCGATGTCGAACTATCTGAACCAGCCTCAGAAATCTGATAATTTTCAATGTAAAATGTCCCAATTAGGAGAGGCACATGAAGGGTTCAGTAATCAGACGTATGTACGCTGGTTTTGCCTTAATCATCTTAATGTTTGCTGTTTCAACGTTTATGGCTTTGCGTAGCATGGAGCAAATACACGCAAACTTTGCTAGCGTCACAAACACATCCTTACCTCTTGTGTCCTTGTCTAACCAAACGAACGTCGCTTTGCTGTCTGCTGACAAACTATTTAAAGACTTCTTAACTACGCAAAGTTTCGAACGTATGGAAAGCATTCGTTCCCAGTTTGCTACTGCGCAAGAACATTACCAGCAAACTCTAGCAAAACTAGAGGCTGCTGCTGCCAGCGATCCTCAACTAAGCGAGCGTATTGGCGAAGTAAAGCAACTTGAGAAACGCTTTTTCGCGGAAGCATCCGATGCAATGGACAACTACCGCAATATGTTTGAGGCACAAGCTCAAGTGCAACAATCAACGCGCCAGTTCCAACGCCTGCATGCTGAGCTTAGTAATGGCATGAAAGAATTTGTTGAAAGCCAAGATAACATGGCGGTCAAAATCATGTCTAAGAGCTACTTCGTCAAGCTAAGAGACGCTGAGGTTATTACCTCAGACGCGCTTGCGAGTAGTGACACGGATATGGTTGCTAAAGCTGTCGCTGGCAACAAAAAAGCGGTAACTCACCTTAACTATGCATACCGTGCTCTAACGACCCAATTACCAGAGCTTAAAGAAAAGTTTGATGCGCCGGTGAATCAATTTTCTATTGATATCGGCCAAAAAGGCGGGGTGTTAGATCAACACAACAGCTATTTACTTGCTCGCCAAGCACTGTACGAAAATATCGCTAACCTAGCGAAAGAAGTCGACACCTCAATGACGCTTTTGAATTCCTTTAGTGAGAATGCACAAGGCGACCTTAACCAATCTCTCGTTGAAGCTGGTGAAGTGTATGACTTCGGTTTAATTCGTGCCATTTTCCTATGCTTGGTGGTTGTGGTATTTGCTGCAGTGATTGGTTACCACATCGCGCATAGCGTTCGTAACCCACTTAAGAGCATTTTAGCGACACTAGAATCACTCAGTGGCGGCGATATGACTCAACGTATCGACATTCGCTATAACAACGAATTCAGTAGCGTGAGCGGTCACATTAATACCCTAGCCGATAGCTTGCACAACATCCTTGTACAGCTTAACAAGGCCTCTGATAACCTCACTCGCACCGCTAACAATAACCAGCAAACATTGAGTGAAGCACAGCAACAACTTAACCACCAGCGTGAACAAACTGCGAGTGTGGCAACCGCAATGAATGAGATGAGCCACTCGGTCGAAGAAGTAGCACGCAGTGCTGAAAGCTCATTGCATATGGTCGAGCAAGTTGAAATTGCCTCAGAGCAAGGTCGTCAGATCATGAGCTCTAATATTTCAACCATCAATCAACTGGAAGCTCGCTTAACCGAGTCTGTAAACGCGGTTAAAGAGCTGCAAAATATGAGCAGTAAAATCGGTTCTATTTTGGATGTCATCCGTAATATCGCCGAACAAACTAACCTGCTAGCGCTTAACGCAGCGATCGAAGCGGCGCGAGCGGGCGAACAAGGCCGAGGTTTTGCCGTTGTTGCTGATGAAGTGCGCGTGCTTGCACAACGTACTACGGAGTCAACCACTGAGATTGAGACTATGATCAGCGCCCTGCAAAGCAGTTCATCCTCCGCTAACCATGTCATTCAAAGTTGTATGGAAGATATGACTCAATCTGTTGACCAAGCATCTAACGCGAATAGTGCCATGGAAGAGATTCAGTCGCTTATCTTAGAAATCAGCCAAATGAGTGGCCATATTTCAAGCGCGGCAGATGAACAAAACAGTACTGCGGCAGCGATTGCTGCGAGTGTGGAAGAGATTAACCAGATCGCTGACAGTAGCTATCAAGCCATGTCTGAAATTGCGAACACGAGTGAAAACCTCACCCATCTCGCAAGCCAGCAAGGCGAGCTGGTACATCGATTCAGAGTCTAATCATTGACCAATTTCGGTTAAATTATTGTACGAGGGCGATTAAATTCATTAATCGCCCTTGTTTTTTATGACATAGAACATTATATCGGTACTAAGGCTTGCTCATTGATTAACCTTAGTACTCCATTTCGCAAGCCAAACATGAGGAACAACTATGGCAATTCATGTTGGCATAATCGACCAAGACCCTATTCGCTTGGTCACACCATTACTTGATAAACGCTCAACGGGTCACCACATCGTTTTTATTGGTATCGAGACCCAAAAAGAGATGTACAACCGACTGAGCGCCGTGTTGTCCAAACGTCAAATTACGTCTGAGTTTTTTGAAATTCCAAATGTTGCTAATACCTCCCGTATTCGTCAGGCCGTTATGCAACTTGCCGAGCAATTAAAAGGCCGTAATGAAGCGATTAAACTCAATGCGAGTTGCGGCCTAAGACACCGCCTACTACCTGTTTACGAGGTATTTCGTACCTATCATTGGCCAATCTTCGTGGTTGAACCAAACAGCGACCGTCTCTGCTGGCTCTATCCTGAGGGTCGTGAAGATACTCAAGTTGAAGACCGCATTACCATTGATGACTATCTCACCGTATTTGGTGCCCGTGGCGAATTCGCGGAAACCAATATTTCCCCTCAGCTAGACCAAAAATTGTATGAGCTTGGTGAACGCTGGGCTAGCAATGCACTTGAATTAGGCCCTGGCCTTGCCACGCTTAACTATCTCGCGACCACATGTCGTAAAGAGCAACGCCTAGATGTCGAACTCTCTGATAAACAACAAGGTTATCGTGAGCTCAACATGTTACTGAGCGACTTAGTGGAAACGGAAATCGCAACCTATGAAGATGGCGTTCTCACTTTCGCTAGTGAAGAAGCACGCCGTTTCTCAAATGGGGAATGGCTTGAGACCCTAGTTCACAGCACCGTACGTCAAATTCAGCAAGACATGCCAACCATCCAAGATCACTCATTGAATGTTCAGGTATATCGTAACCTTGGCGAACGTGAAGTGCGTAACGAACTTGATGTCGCTTCAGTGGTTAATAACAAGTTACACATCATTGAATGTAAAACCAAAGGCATGCGTGATGACGGTGACGATACGCTCTACAAACTAGAATCACTGCGTGATCTGCTTGGCGGCCTGCAAGCACGTGCGATGCTCGTCAGCTTCCGTCCACTGCGTTACAACGATATCACGCGCGCTGAAGACCTTGGCTTAGCATTGATTGGTCCTGATGAGCTAAAAGATCTTAAAACTCACCTTGCCCAGTGGTTTGCAGAAGCTGGCGGTTCAGAAGACTGCTCTGACTGCTAAGTTCGCCGCTTTTTTCTCCTAGCCTCGCCAAGTGCGAGGCTTTTTATTTCCATCTATCTTCAACATGCTCGAAGATATTATTGATCTGTATCAAACTTACATCATTCCTATACACGCGTTGATGTACTTTTTACATCACCTTGTTAGAATGCTCTCTTTTCGTGCTACAAGTTATTCCGCTATGCCATCTCAAGTTGAACAAACACTGCTTAATATCGCCCTCAATCTTAGTGCTAACCTCACCAGTGAAGAACAATACCAACATTTAGTCGATGGCATTAGCCAAGTTTTTCCTTGTGATGCTGCGGCATTATTTGTGCTCGATCAACAGGGATTTCTTACCCCGGTTGCAGTGAAAGGTTTATCAAGCACGGTATTAGGTCGCCGCTTTTTTCCCAACGCACATCCTCGCTTACAGCAAATTATGCAAAGTAAGACTCCGGTACGCTTTGATGCCGACAGCGCCCTACCCGATCCATTTGATGGTGTCTTGCTTGGTAGCGAACAAAGCATTGATGTTCACGACTGTCTCGGTTGCAGTCTTTATGTAGAAGGTCAATTAGTCGGCGTGCTAACTATGGACGCATTAAGCGTTGGCGCGTTTGATAACCTTGACACGTTAATGGTCGATACTTTTGCCGCCCTAACGGCAGCGACACTGCGTAATATTGGTCAATTCAAAGCGCTCAAAGCACAAAACCGTAAACATCGCTCCGTAACCCAAACCTTGATTCAACAAGCACGTAATCAACAAGGGGAAATGGTGGGGTTTAGTCCGCAATTTGAAAAGCTAAAACGCAGCATCGCCACAGTCGCTCAATCGGATTTTGCCGTACTGATCTCCGGTGAAACCGGCACGGGCAAAGAGTTGGTCGCTCATAATTTACACGCCCAATCGTTACGTGCCGATAAACCGATGATCTATGTAAACTGCGCCGCCCTTCCTGAAGGTTTGGCAGAAAGTGAGTTGTTTGGCCATGTCAAAGGCGCGTTTACTGGCGCTAACAACCACCGCTCAGGTAAATTTGAACTGGCTGATGGCGGAACGATTTTCCTTGATGAGATTGGCGAACTGCCGTTGATTTTACAGGCCAAACTATTACGAGTAATCCAACAAGGTGAATTACAACGCGTAGGTAGCGATCAGCACTTAACGGTCAATGTACGAATTATTGCTGCAACCAACCGCCAGCTTGAACATGAAGTGGAACAAGGCCGTTTTCGTGCTGACCTCTATCATCGCTTAAACGTGTTCCCAATTAGCGTGCCAGCACTGCGTGAACGTGAAGGTGATATTGCTGTGTTGTCTGGCTATTTACTGGAAAAAGTGCGCAGTCAATTTAATACGCCAAATCTCCATGTTCACCCCAAAGCGTTGCAGCTACTCGAAGATCAACCTTGGCCGGGCAACATACGCGAGCTTGAACATAGCCTTACTCGTGCAGCGCTGCATGCGATTCAACATCAACAAACGACGATACAATTACATCACTTTGATGACTTGCAAACGCATCTTGATGTTAAAAACACATCCCACTATTTACCCTCTGAAAGCCAACCGATGCGTGCCTTGGTTGAACGCTATCAAAAAGATTTGATCGTCCACGCTTTAAACCAATCGAACAATACTTGGTCACAAGCGGCGGAGTTCCTGCAAATGGATCGCGGCAATTTGTATCGCATGGGAAAAAAACTCGGCATTAATTCATAGCATCAATTCAATGTTCGTTGTAATAAACACATCAATAGCGTTGTGTTTATTACAACATTCTTGACGAGAAATTTAATAAAACTCAATTAATTCAATAAGATAAAAGTTGGCACACTCCGTGCTCTTAGTAAAGAAATAAATTTGCCCTCGCTCAACAACGCTACGACGTTTAAAAGCAAGCGGCACAAAATGATGATTAAGAGTAAACT
Above is a window of Vibrio taketomensis DNA encoding:
- a CDS encoding DUF1887 family protein, translated to MAIHVGIIDQDPIRLVTPLLDKRSTGHHIVFIGIETQKEMYNRLSAVLSKRQITSEFFEIPNVANTSRIRQAVMQLAEQLKGRNEAIKLNASCGLRHRLLPVYEVFRTYHWPIFVVEPNSDRLCWLYPEGREDTQVEDRITIDDYLTVFGARGEFAETNISPQLDQKLYELGERWASNALELGPGLATLNYLATTCRKEQRLDVELSDKQQGYRELNMLLSDLVETEIATYEDGVLTFASEEARRFSNGEWLETLVHSTVRQIQQDMPTIQDHSLNVQVYRNLGEREVRNELDVASVVNNKLHIIECKTKGMRDDGDDTLYKLESLRDLLGGLQARAMLVSFRPLRYNDITRAEDLGLALIGPDELKDLKTHLAQWFAEAGGSEDCSDC
- a CDS encoding methyl-accepting chemotaxis protein produces the protein MKGSVIRRMYAGFALIILMFAVSTFMALRSMEQIHANFASVTNTSLPLVSLSNQTNVALLSADKLFKDFLTTQSFERMESIRSQFATAQEHYQQTLAKLEAAAASDPQLSERIGEVKQLEKRFFAEASDAMDNYRNMFEAQAQVQQSTRQFQRLHAELSNGMKEFVESQDNMAVKIMSKSYFVKLRDAEVITSDALASSDTDMVAKAVAGNKKAVTHLNYAYRALTTQLPELKEKFDAPVNQFSIDIGQKGGVLDQHNSYLLARQALYENIANLAKEVDTSMTLLNSFSENAQGDLNQSLVEAGEVYDFGLIRAIFLCLVVVVFAAVIGYHIAHSVRNPLKSILATLESLSGGDMTQRIDIRYNNEFSSVSGHINTLADSLHNILVQLNKASDNLTRTANNNQQTLSEAQQQLNHQREQTASVATAMNEMSHSVEEVARSAESSLHMVEQVEIASEQGRQIMSSNISTINQLEARLTESVNAVKELQNMSSKIGSILDVIRNIAEQTNLLALNAAIEAARAGEQGRGFAVVADEVRVLAQRTTESTTEIETMISALQSSSSSANHVIQSCMEDMTQSVDQASNANSAMEEIQSLILEISQMSGHISSAADEQNSTAAAIAASVEEINQIADSSYQAMSEIANTSENLTHLASQQGELVHRFRV
- a CDS encoding HIT domain-containing protein produces the protein MAEETIFSKIIRKEIPTTLLYQDELVTAFRDINPRAKTHILIIPNKLIPTVNDVEADDELTMGRMFTVAKKLAKEEGIDENGYRLIVNCKAHGGQEVYHIHMHLVGGAPLGPMLMN
- a CDS encoding COG3014 family protein, whose protein sequence is MKITIRLISCTAISLLLAACANFSAGNLFSHYSAQNQVVYQALKSGDYRAAEEALPDEIAGDILDNFEKGRVYLLNQDNQQSFVAFEASDAAIKREQDKATISISDSATSIGALAVNDNLNLYQPADYELGFLHLYLSLNYVQQNKLDDALVEIRRANQVQERARAEREKELEAAQSEMKAQGLTPNIGSILSKYPDAGKKLQAVQNAYLMYLSALLYEADNSLNDAYVDYRRALAVMPDNRSLIDSAMRVAKRLGMSEDLRLLESRYGKWRPLSANKARVILQEQDVVEAMQGWKLSLPLYDSRGNGALYSLALPYYPSTRLASYVPIRLNGQGIAAEMLTNVNTMAEQNLSERMPNMVIRQALRVVAKDQIRRETASKDDVGNLLFNVWNTLTEQPDTRSWQTLPAAVYSNTVEVDAGEQRLNVGGQSYQFTVSAGNTVLVWLSRQGTNATMWHKQLGRL
- the norR gene encoding nitric oxide reductase transcriptional regulator NorR — its product is MPSQVEQTLLNIALNLSANLTSEEQYQHLVDGISQVFPCDAAALFVLDQQGFLTPVAVKGLSSTVLGRRFFPNAHPRLQQIMQSKTPVRFDADSALPDPFDGVLLGSEQSIDVHDCLGCSLYVEGQLVGVLTMDALSVGAFDNLDTLMVDTFAALTAATLRNIGQFKALKAQNRKHRSVTQTLIQQARNQQGEMVGFSPQFEKLKRSIATVAQSDFAVLISGETGTGKELVAHNLHAQSLRADKPMIYVNCAALPEGLAESELFGHVKGAFTGANNHRSGKFELADGGTIFLDEIGELPLILQAKLLRVIQQGELQRVGSDQHLTVNVRIIAATNRQLEHEVEQGRFRADLYHRLNVFPISVPALREREGDIAVLSGYLLEKVRSQFNTPNLHVHPKALQLLEDQPWPGNIRELEHSLTRAALHAIQHQQTTIQLHHFDDLQTHLDVKNTSHYLPSESQPMRALVERYQKDLIVHALNQSNNTWSQAAEFLQMDRGNLYRMGKKLGINS